A window of Chlamydiales bacterium STE3 contains these coding sequences:
- a CDS encoding putative protein YbjT (Product derived from UniProtKB/Swiss-Prot:P75822;Gene name derived from UniProtKB/Swiss-Prot:P75822; Uncharacterized protein YbjT), whose product MNILLTGANGYIGSRLLQIFLAQGHHVYALIRNPNNFTLQHPLLTVIKLDLLTENKSNIPENIDIAYYLIHAMSYGKDFPSLEEKIICHFLQFLKKTSVKQIVYLGAMDNGSTLSAHFASRRKTEDAIKKSGIPYTVLKAGIVIGAGSASFEIIRDLVEKLPVMVAPKWINNPCQPIAVEDVLFYLEKVMLHPEVMNESLAIGGPDQLSYKEMLLEYANARRLKRWIAVVPVLTPRLSSYWLYFVTSVNFRLARALVDSLKSKSIFTDKRIQKIFPHQCLGYQESVAKALDVIEQHPLIPSWKDTLISEQLEAKLSRDAKIPTIGCLLDRQEVLSSLTKETIIDRVWNIGGKTGWYYMNWAWHLRGFVDKLFGGVGLQRGRGNGTALSPGYSLDFWRVILADKEKGHLLLYAEMKIPGEAWLEYRVEQKGSGSIIRQTASFRPKGIMGRLYWYILLPIHLLIFRGMARKIAKN is encoded by the coding sequence ATGAACATTCTTTTGACTGGGGCTAATGGGTATATCGGCTCAAGGTTGTTGCAAATTTTTCTTGCCCAGGGTCACCACGTCTATGCATTGATTCGCAATCCCAACAATTTCACTTTACAACATCCTCTTTTGACGGTCATTAAATTGGATTTATTAACAGAAAATAAATCCAACATTCCCGAGAACATCGATATAGCTTACTATCTTATCCATGCGATGAGCTATGGAAAAGATTTTCCTTCGCTTGAAGAAAAAATTATTTGTCATTTTCTGCAGTTTTTGAAAAAAACTAGCGTAAAGCAGATTGTTTATTTAGGCGCTATGGATAATGGATCAACACTCTCTGCGCACTTTGCTTCACGCCGGAAAACAGAAGATGCGATTAAGAAAAGTGGCATTCCTTACACAGTCCTCAAGGCAGGAATTGTTATTGGAGCGGGGAGTGCTTCATTTGAAATCATCCGAGATTTAGTTGAAAAGCTTCCTGTTATGGTGGCACCAAAATGGATTAACAATCCTTGCCAACCGATTGCTGTTGAAGATGTTCTTTTTTATTTAGAAAAAGTTATGCTACATCCTGAGGTAATGAACGAATCACTCGCTATTGGGGGACCTGACCAGCTCAGCTATAAGGAAATGCTCCTTGAATATGCAAATGCAAGAAGACTAAAAAGATGGATTGCTGTTGTTCCTGTTTTAACGCCACGGCTCTCCTCCTATTGGCTCTATTTTGTTACCTCTGTCAACTTTAGATTAGCTAGAGCATTAGTAGATAGCTTAAAGAGCAAATCCATTTTTACAGATAAACGGATTCAAAAAATTTTCCCTCACCAGTGCTTGGGTTATCAAGAAAGTGTTGCTAAAGCTTTAGATGTTATAGAGCAGCATCCTTTAATTCCAAGCTGGAAAGATACTCTGATTTCAGAGCAACTAGAAGCAAAATTAAGTAGGGATGCAAAAATTCCTACTATAGGTTGCCTTTTAGATAGACAAGAAGTGCTTTCCTCTTTAACGAAAGAGACTATCATCGACCGTGTATGGAATATAGGTGGTAAGACAGGCTGGTATTACATGAATTGGGCTTGGCATTTAAGGGGCTTTGTCGATAAGCTCTTTGGGGGTGTTGGTTTGCAAAGGGGGAGGGGAAATGGCACTGCATTGAGCCCAGGGTATTCTTTAGATTTTTGGCGTGTTATCCTTGCTGATAAAGAGAAAGGCCATCTTTTACTTTACGCTGAAATGAAGATTCCGGGAGAGGCTTGGCTCGAGTACAGAGTAGAGCAAAAGGGTTCAGGCTCAATTATAAGGCAAACAGCTTCTTTTCGCCCTAAGGGCATTATGGGACGCCTTTACTGGTACATTCTTTTACCTATCCATCTTTTAATTTTTCGCGGAATGGCACGAAAAATTGCTAAAAATTAA
- a CDS encoding 6,7-dimethyl-8-ribityllumazine synthase (Product derived from UniProtKB/Swiss-Prot:A5MZ82;Gene name derived from UniProtKB/Swiss-Prot:A5MZ82;EC number derived from UniProtKB/Swiss-Prot:A5MZ82) has protein sequence MKEFRGKFNAKGLKFAIICARFNELITKNLLEGAQQAFDQFEVENNQITVVWVPGAFEIPLIAKQLAENQHYDALLCLGAVIRGATPHFDYVCGQVASGIAKCSYENNIPIIFSVLTTDTIEQALERSGIKAGNKGFEGAQSAIEMANLMSQLKKAKS, from the coding sequence ATGAAAGAGTTTCGGGGAAAATTTAATGCTAAAGGTCTAAAGTTTGCTATTATATGCGCTCGCTTTAATGAATTGATTACAAAAAATCTTTTAGAAGGTGCACAACAGGCATTCGACCAGTTTGAAGTAGAAAATAACCAAATAACAGTAGTTTGGGTACCGGGAGCATTCGAGATCCCCTTAATTGCCAAGCAACTTGCAGAAAATCAGCACTATGACGCACTTCTTTGTTTGGGAGCTGTCATCCGTGGGGCTACACCGCATTTTGACTATGTGTGCGGACAAGTTGCATCTGGAATTGCAAAATGTTCCTATGAAAATAATATACCAATAATTTTTAGTGTATTGACAACAGATACGATCGAACAAGCCCTAGAGCGGTCGGGCATCAAGGCTGGAAATAAAGGCTTCGAAGGCGCCCAATCTGCAATAGAAATGGCTAATCTTATGAGCCAACTTAAAAAAGCAAAAAGCTAG
- a CDS encoding putative bifunctional riboflavin biosynthesis protein RIBA 2, chloroplastic (Product derived from UniProtKB/Swiss-Prot:Q0E079;Gene name derived from UniProtKB/Swiss-Prot:Q0E079;EC number derived from UniProtKB/Swiss-Prot:Q0E079), giving the protein MNCNVEKALEDLRNGKLIIVTDDEGRENEGDLMIAAEKVTPEAIAFMIRHTSGIICLPLSKERLKELQLPQMVAENTDPRLTAFTISVDAQEGITTGISARDRSHSIKMLIDPSTKPEQLRRPGHIFPLQSREGGVLKRAGHTEAGVDLAQMAGLYPSCALAEVVNDDGTVAKFEELKALANAHNLTIVTIEEIIRYRRKREKLITCVSEAKLPTEFGLFKAYIYESSLDGIQHVALVKGDVRDQQNVLVRVHSECLTGDIFGSKRCDCGTQLSLAMKKIEEEGTGVLIYLRGHEGRGIGLGHKLRAYHLQDLGLDTVEANLELGFPADSREYGIGAQMLVDLGITTIRLMTNNPAKYSGLSGYNLKITERVPLLSNATQENRNYLLAKKEKLGHFIDMCAIDGATK; this is encoded by the coding sequence ATGAATTGTAATGTAGAAAAAGCTCTTGAAGACCTACGTAACGGAAAACTCATTATTGTTACAGATGATGAGGGAAGAGAGAATGAGGGTGATCTCATGATTGCAGCCGAAAAAGTTACGCCTGAGGCAATTGCGTTTATGATTCGCCATACAAGCGGAATTATTTGCCTTCCTCTAAGTAAAGAAAGACTCAAGGAACTTCAGCTGCCCCAAATGGTTGCAGAAAACACCGATCCAAGACTTACGGCATTCACAATTTCCGTTGATGCTCAAGAAGGAATTACAACAGGGATTTCCGCAAGAGATAGAAGCCATTCAATTAAAATGTTAATCGACCCCTCAACAAAACCGGAACAATTGAGGCGTCCAGGCCATATTTTTCCTTTGCAAAGCCGCGAAGGAGGGGTATTAAAACGAGCGGGCCATACAGAAGCAGGCGTCGATTTAGCCCAGATGGCGGGGCTATACCCTTCTTGCGCTCTTGCTGAAGTTGTTAACGACGATGGAACTGTGGCTAAGTTTGAGGAGTTAAAAGCTTTAGCAAATGCTCACAACCTGACAATTGTAACAATTGAAGAAATTATCCGTTATCGGCGAAAAAGAGAGAAACTCATTACCTGTGTTTCAGAAGCAAAGTTGCCCACAGAATTCGGTTTGTTCAAAGCCTATATCTATGAGTCTTCCTTAGACGGTATTCAACATGTCGCTTTAGTCAAGGGTGATGTTCGCGACCAACAAAATGTGCTTGTCAGAGTGCATTCTGAATGTTTAACTGGTGATATTTTTGGATCCAAGCGTTGTGACTGTGGAACTCAACTATCTTTAGCCATGAAAAAAATCGAAGAAGAAGGAACGGGTGTGCTTATCTATCTTCGAGGACACGAGGGGCGAGGCATTGGGCTTGGCCATAAATTGCGTGCTTATCATCTGCAAGATTTAGGACTTGACACAGTAGAAGCTAATCTAGAACTGGGCTTTCCTGCCGACTCTAGAGAGTATGGGATTGGCGCACAAATGCTAGTCGATCTTGGTATTACAACGATCAGATTGATGACAAATAATCCTGCTAAGTACAGTGGGCTATCTGGTTATAATCTAAAGATTACTGAAAGAGTTCCCCTCCTATCGAACGCGACCCAAGAAAATCGCAATTATCTCCTGGCAAAAAAAGAAAAGCTCGGCCATTTTATTGATATGTGTGCGATAGATGGAGCAACAAAATGA
- a CDS encoding Riboflavin synthase (Product derived from UniProtKB/Swiss-Prot:O67604;Gene name derived from UniProtKB/Swiss-Prot:O67604;EC number derived from UniProtKB/Swiss-Prot:O67604) gives MFTGIIEELGIIRSTKRIGNGLKVVIEGKSLLEDLKIRDSVSINGCCLTCVDLCSSSFSVDVVEETLRKTCLGDLKVGDYVNLERPMLMGGRVDGHLVQGHVDQVGTIFCKKKLADDSYEMTFQAPAATMRYIVEKGSVAVDGVSLTAWNVNNDFFSVALIPYTAKNTTLGIKGVGDRINLEIDLVAKYIEKLTYSGRKL, from the coding sequence ATGTTTACAGGAATTATTGAAGAGTTAGGAATAATTCGATCAACTAAACGCATCGGAAACGGTTTAAAAGTAGTCATTGAAGGAAAATCTCTTCTAGAAGATTTAAAAATAAGAGATTCTGTTTCTATTAATGGTTGCTGTCTTACCTGTGTCGATCTATGCTCAAGCTCTTTTTCCGTAGATGTTGTTGAGGAAACGTTACGAAAAACTTGCCTAGGAGATCTCAAAGTTGGAGATTATGTCAACTTGGAACGTCCTATGCTCATGGGAGGACGTGTAGATGGCCATCTAGTTCAAGGACATGTTGATCAAGTAGGGACAATCTTTTGCAAAAAAAAACTCGCTGATGATTCCTATGAAATGACTTTTCAAGCTCCAGCTGCTACGATGCGTTACATAGTTGAAAAAGGGTCAGTTGCTGTCGATGGGGTGAGCCTTACAGCCTGGAATGTAAATAATGATTTTTTTTCTGTCGCACTAATTCCTTATACTGCAAAAAATACCACTTTAGGTATTAAAGGCGTGGGTGACCGAATTAACCTAGAAATAGATTTGGTGGCAAAATACATAGAAAAATTGACCTACTCAGGACGAAAATTATGA
- a CDS encoding putative nucleic acid-binding protein (Product derived from UniProtKB/Trembl:Q6MCT2;Gene name derived from UniProtKB/Trembl:Q6MCT2), whose translation MKKIFVGNLPWKATEDELKKLFEAFGMVLSVKIVLDQYTGKSKGFGFVEMEESDAAEAAIRELNEKPFLDRTLRVSLALDRPARRDGGNGGGGAHSRGHSSFNGERSYRSRDR comes from the coding sequence ATGAAAAAAATTTTCGTAGGCAACTTGCCATGGAAAGCAACTGAAGATGAACTCAAAAAGCTATTCGAAGCTTTTGGTATGGTCCTTTCAGTTAAAATTGTACTTGATCAATATACTGGTAAATCTAAAGGATTTGGCTTTGTAGAGATGGAAGAGAGCGACGCTGCAGAAGCTGCAATAAGAGAACTTAATGAAAAGCCATTTTTAGACAGAACTTTAAGAGTTAGCTTAGCATTAGACCGTCCAGCAAGAAGAGATGGCGGCAATGGTGGTGGCGGTGCTCATAGTCGTGGTCATTCTAGCTTCAATGGCGAAAGATCTTACCGCTCACGCGATCGTTAG